A portion of the Oncorhynchus gorbuscha isolate QuinsamMale2020 ecotype Even-year linkage group LG19, OgorEven_v1.0, whole genome shotgun sequence genome contains these proteins:
- the LOC124005389 gene encoding serine/arginine-rich splicing factor 7-like isoform X4, which yields MSYHSSSHSSSPNTDCKVYVGDFVNGAAKAELERAFSYYGPLRSVWVARPACFAFVEYEDARDAEDAVKGMDGKVLCGSRIHVELSTGMSRKTKHDPPSRHHFDSQDCCYHCGDRGHYAYDCYRFSRRGGGRRSRSRSRSESRSRGSRYRSRSRSNDRRHRSPSYPKHRKRSGSPVWSKSRTSVRSRSGSRARGRSASRSLSRSRSPSHKRNRLALCLVNPYLHSCSCTVRSRSPSQKKSPTPGED from the exons ATGTCATATCACTCGTCTTCTCACAGCTCTTCGCCTAACACCGATTGCAAGGTCTATGTTGGGGATTTCGTCAACGGTGCTGCTAAGGCTGAGCTAGAGCGGGCGTTCAGTTACTATGGCCCTTTACGCAGCGTTTGGGTGGCCAGGCCCGCATGTTTCGCCTTTGTGGAGTATGAGGATGCCCGTGACGCAGAGGACGCAGTTAAAGGCATGGATGGGAA GGTGCTGTGCGGCTCTCGGATCCATGTGGAGCTGTCCACTGGCATGTCACGTAAAACCAAACATGACCCCCCCAGCCGTCACCACTTTGACTCTCAAGACTGCTGCTACCATTGTGGGGACAGGGGCCACTATGCTTACGACTGCTACCGTTTCAGCAGGAGGGGTGGAGGTCGTCGGAGCAG ATCACGGTCTCGTTCCGAATCCAGGTCACGTGGCAGCCGTTATCGATCCCGTTCCCGCAGCAATGACCG CAGGCACCGCTCCCCATCTTATCCCAAACATCGGAAGAG GTCCGGCTCCCCTGTGTGGTCCAAGTCCAGGACATCTGTTAGGAG TCGGTCCGGGTCCCGGGCCAGAGGGCGCTCTGCGTCCCGCTCTCTCTCCAGATCCCGCTCTCCCAGCCATAAGAGGAATAGGTTAGCTCTCTGCCTCGTCAACCCATACCTTCACAGCTGCTCCTGTACTGT
- the LOC124005389 gene encoding serine/arginine-rich splicing factor 7-like isoform X6, translating to MSYHSSSHSSSPNTDCKVYVGDFVNGAAKAELERAFSYYGPLRSVWVARPACFAFVEYEDARDAEDAVKGMDGKVLCGSRIHVELSTGMSRKTKHDPPSRHHFDSQDCCYHCGDRGHYAYDCYRFSRRGGGRRSRSRSRSESRSRGSRYRSRSRSNDRSRHRSPSYPKHRKRSGSPVWSKSRTSVRSRSGSRARGRSASRSLSRSRSPSHKRNSRSRSPSQKKSPTPGED from the exons ATGTCATATCACTCGTCTTCTCACAGCTCTTCGCCTAACACCGATTGCAAGGTCTATGTTGGGGATTTCGTCAACGGTGCTGCTAAGGCTGAGCTAGAGCGGGCGTTCAGTTACTATGGCCCTTTACGCAGCGTTTGGGTGGCCAGGCCCGCATGTTTCGCCTTTGTGGAGTATGAGGATGCCCGTGACGCAGAGGACGCAGTTAAAGGCATGGATGGGAA GGTGCTGTGCGGCTCTCGGATCCATGTGGAGCTGTCCACTGGCATGTCACGTAAAACCAAACATGACCCCCCCAGCCGTCACCACTTTGACTCTCAAGACTGCTGCTACCATTGTGGGGACAGGGGCCACTATGCTTACGACTGCTACCGTTTCAGCAGGAGGGGTGGAGGTCGTCGGAGCAG ATCACGGTCTCGTTCCGAATCCAGGTCACGTGGCAGCCGTTATCGATCCCGTTCCCGCAGCAATGACCG CAGCAGGCACCGCTCCCCATCTTATCCCAAACATCGGAAGAG GTCCGGCTCCCCTGTGTGGTCCAAGTCCAGGACATCTGTTAGGAG TCGGTCCGGGTCCCGGGCCAGAGGGCGCTCTGCGTCCCGCTCTCTCTCCAGATCCCGCTCTCCCAGCCATAAGAGGAATAG
- the LOC124005389 gene encoding serine/arginine-rich splicing factor 7-like isoform X7 translates to MSYHSSSHSSSPNTDCKVYVGDFVNGAAKAELERAFSYYGPLRSVWVARPACFAFVEYEDARDAEDAVKGMDGKVLCGSRIHVELSTGMSRKTKHDPPSRHHFDSQDCCYHCGDRGHYAYDCYRFSRRGGGRRSRSRSRSESRSRGSRYRSRSRSNDRSRHRSPSYPKHRKRSGSPVWSKSRTSVRSRSRSPSQKKSPTPGED, encoded by the exons ATGTCATATCACTCGTCTTCTCACAGCTCTTCGCCTAACACCGATTGCAAGGTCTATGTTGGGGATTTCGTCAACGGTGCTGCTAAGGCTGAGCTAGAGCGGGCGTTCAGTTACTATGGCCCTTTACGCAGCGTTTGGGTGGCCAGGCCCGCATGTTTCGCCTTTGTGGAGTATGAGGATGCCCGTGACGCAGAGGACGCAGTTAAAGGCATGGATGGGAA GGTGCTGTGCGGCTCTCGGATCCATGTGGAGCTGTCCACTGGCATGTCACGTAAAACCAAACATGACCCCCCCAGCCGTCACCACTTTGACTCTCAAGACTGCTGCTACCATTGTGGGGACAGGGGCCACTATGCTTACGACTGCTACCGTTTCAGCAGGAGGGGTGGAGGTCGTCGGAGCAG ATCACGGTCTCGTTCCGAATCCAGGTCACGTGGCAGCCGTTATCGATCCCGTTCCCGCAGCAATGACCG CAGCAGGCACCGCTCCCCATCTTATCCCAAACATCGGAAGAG GTCCGGCTCCCCTGTGTGGTCCAAGTCCAGGACATCTGTTAGGAG
- the LOC124005389 gene encoding serine/arginine-rich splicing factor 7-like isoform X8, translated as MSYHSSSHSSSPNTDCKVYVGDFVNGAAKAELERAFSYYGPLRSVWVARPACFAFVEYEDARDAEDAVKGMDGKVLCGSRIHVELSTGMSRKTKHDPPSRHHFDSQDCCYHCGDRGHYAYDCYRFSRRGGGRRSRSRSRSESRSRGSRYRSRSRSNDRRHRSPSYPKHRKRSGSPVWSKSRTSVRSRSRSPSQKKSPTPGED; from the exons ATGTCATATCACTCGTCTTCTCACAGCTCTTCGCCTAACACCGATTGCAAGGTCTATGTTGGGGATTTCGTCAACGGTGCTGCTAAGGCTGAGCTAGAGCGGGCGTTCAGTTACTATGGCCCTTTACGCAGCGTTTGGGTGGCCAGGCCCGCATGTTTCGCCTTTGTGGAGTATGAGGATGCCCGTGACGCAGAGGACGCAGTTAAAGGCATGGATGGGAA GGTGCTGTGCGGCTCTCGGATCCATGTGGAGCTGTCCACTGGCATGTCACGTAAAACCAAACATGACCCCCCCAGCCGTCACCACTTTGACTCTCAAGACTGCTGCTACCATTGTGGGGACAGGGGCCACTATGCTTACGACTGCTACCGTTTCAGCAGGAGGGGTGGAGGTCGTCGGAGCAG ATCACGGTCTCGTTCCGAATCCAGGTCACGTGGCAGCCGTTATCGATCCCGTTCCCGCAGCAATGACCG CAGGCACCGCTCCCCATCTTATCCCAAACATCGGAAGAG GTCCGGCTCCCCTGTGTGGTCCAAGTCCAGGACATCTGTTAGGAG
- the LOC124005389 gene encoding serine/arginine-rich splicing factor 7-like isoform X1 codes for MSYHSSSHSSSPNTDCKVYVGDFVNGAAKAELERAFSYYGPLRSVWVARPACFAFVEYEDARDAEDAVKGMDGKVLCGSRIHVELSTGMSRKTKHDPPSRHHFDSQDCCYHCGDRGHYAYDCYRFSRRGGGRRSRSRSRSESRSRGSRYRSRSRSNDRSRHRSPSYPKHRKRSGSPVWSKSRTSVRSRSRSGSRARGRSASRSLSRSRSPSHKRNRLALCLVNPYLHSCSCTVRSRSPSQKKSPTPGED; via the exons ATGTCATATCACTCGTCTTCTCACAGCTCTTCGCCTAACACCGATTGCAAGGTCTATGTTGGGGATTTCGTCAACGGTGCTGCTAAGGCTGAGCTAGAGCGGGCGTTCAGTTACTATGGCCCTTTACGCAGCGTTTGGGTGGCCAGGCCCGCATGTTTCGCCTTTGTGGAGTATGAGGATGCCCGTGACGCAGAGGACGCAGTTAAAGGCATGGATGGGAA GGTGCTGTGCGGCTCTCGGATCCATGTGGAGCTGTCCACTGGCATGTCACGTAAAACCAAACATGACCCCCCCAGCCGTCACCACTTTGACTCTCAAGACTGCTGCTACCATTGTGGGGACAGGGGCCACTATGCTTACGACTGCTACCGTTTCAGCAGGAGGGGTGGAGGTCGTCGGAGCAG ATCACGGTCTCGTTCCGAATCCAGGTCACGTGGCAGCCGTTATCGATCCCGTTCCCGCAGCAATGACCG CAGCAGGCACCGCTCCCCATCTTATCCCAAACATCGGAAGAG GTCCGGCTCCCCTGTGTGGTCCAAGTCCAGGACATCTGTTAGGAG TCGTTCTCGGTCCGGGTCCCGGGCCAGAGGGCGCTCTGCGTCCCGCTCTCTCTCCAGATCCCGCTCTCCCAGCCATAAGAGGAATAGGTTAGCTCTCTGCCTCGTCAACCCATACCTTCACAGCTGCTCCTGTACTGT
- the LOC124005389 gene encoding serine/arginine-rich splicing factor 7-like isoform X3 — MSYHSSSHSSSPNTDCKVYVGDFVNGAAKAELERAFSYYGPLRSVWVARPACFAFVEYEDARDAEDAVKGMDGKVLCGSRIHVELSTGMSRKTKHDPPSRHHFDSQDCCYHCGDRGHYAYDCYRFSRRGGGRRSRSRSRSESRSRGSRYRSRSRSNDRSRHRSPSYPKHRKRSGSPVWSKSRTSVRSRSGSRARGRSASRSLSRSRSPSHKRNRLALCLVNPYLHSCSCTVRSRSPSQKKSPTPGED; from the exons ATGTCATATCACTCGTCTTCTCACAGCTCTTCGCCTAACACCGATTGCAAGGTCTATGTTGGGGATTTCGTCAACGGTGCTGCTAAGGCTGAGCTAGAGCGGGCGTTCAGTTACTATGGCCCTTTACGCAGCGTTTGGGTGGCCAGGCCCGCATGTTTCGCCTTTGTGGAGTATGAGGATGCCCGTGACGCAGAGGACGCAGTTAAAGGCATGGATGGGAA GGTGCTGTGCGGCTCTCGGATCCATGTGGAGCTGTCCACTGGCATGTCACGTAAAACCAAACATGACCCCCCCAGCCGTCACCACTTTGACTCTCAAGACTGCTGCTACCATTGTGGGGACAGGGGCCACTATGCTTACGACTGCTACCGTTTCAGCAGGAGGGGTGGAGGTCGTCGGAGCAG ATCACGGTCTCGTTCCGAATCCAGGTCACGTGGCAGCCGTTATCGATCCCGTTCCCGCAGCAATGACCG CAGCAGGCACCGCTCCCCATCTTATCCCAAACATCGGAAGAG GTCCGGCTCCCCTGTGTGGTCCAAGTCCAGGACATCTGTTAGGAG TCGGTCCGGGTCCCGGGCCAGAGGGCGCTCTGCGTCCCGCTCTCTCTCCAGATCCCGCTCTCCCAGCCATAAGAGGAATAGGTTAGCTCTCTGCCTCGTCAACCCATACCTTCACAGCTGCTCCTGTACTGT
- the LOC124005389 gene encoding serine/arginine-rich splicing factor 7-like isoform X5, translating into MSYHSSSHSSSPNTDCKVYVGDFVNGAAKAELERAFSYYGPLRSVWVARPACFAFVEYEDARDAEDAVKGMDGKVLCGSRIHVELSTGMSRKTKHDPPSRHHFDSQDCCYHCGDRGHYAYDCYRFSRRGGGRRSRSRSRSESRSRGSRYRSRSRSNDRSRHRSPSYPKHRKRSGSPVWSKSRTSVRSRSRSGSRARGRSASRSLSRSRSPSHKRNSRSRSPSQKKSPTPGED; encoded by the exons ATGTCATATCACTCGTCTTCTCACAGCTCTTCGCCTAACACCGATTGCAAGGTCTATGTTGGGGATTTCGTCAACGGTGCTGCTAAGGCTGAGCTAGAGCGGGCGTTCAGTTACTATGGCCCTTTACGCAGCGTTTGGGTGGCCAGGCCCGCATGTTTCGCCTTTGTGGAGTATGAGGATGCCCGTGACGCAGAGGACGCAGTTAAAGGCATGGATGGGAA GGTGCTGTGCGGCTCTCGGATCCATGTGGAGCTGTCCACTGGCATGTCACGTAAAACCAAACATGACCCCCCCAGCCGTCACCACTTTGACTCTCAAGACTGCTGCTACCATTGTGGGGACAGGGGCCACTATGCTTACGACTGCTACCGTTTCAGCAGGAGGGGTGGAGGTCGTCGGAGCAG ATCACGGTCTCGTTCCGAATCCAGGTCACGTGGCAGCCGTTATCGATCCCGTTCCCGCAGCAATGACCG CAGCAGGCACCGCTCCCCATCTTATCCCAAACATCGGAAGAG GTCCGGCTCCCCTGTGTGGTCCAAGTCCAGGACATCTGTTAGGAG TCGTTCTCGGTCCGGGTCCCGGGCCAGAGGGCGCTCTGCGTCCCGCTCTCTCTCCAGATCCCGCTCTCCCAGCCATAAGAGGAATAG
- the LOC124005389 gene encoding serine/arginine-rich splicing factor 7-like isoform X2 yields MSYHSSSHSSSPNTDCKVYVGDFVNGAAKAELERAFSYYGPLRSVWVARPACFAFVEYEDARDAEDAVKGMDGKVLCGSRIHVELSTGMSRKTKHDPPSRHHFDSQDCCYHCGDRGHYAYDCYRFSRRGGGRRSRSRSRSESRSRGSRYRSRSRSNDRRHRSPSYPKHRKRSGSPVWSKSRTSVRSRSRSGSRARGRSASRSLSRSRSPSHKRNRLALCLVNPYLHSCSCTVRSRSPSQKKSPTPGED; encoded by the exons ATGTCATATCACTCGTCTTCTCACAGCTCTTCGCCTAACACCGATTGCAAGGTCTATGTTGGGGATTTCGTCAACGGTGCTGCTAAGGCTGAGCTAGAGCGGGCGTTCAGTTACTATGGCCCTTTACGCAGCGTTTGGGTGGCCAGGCCCGCATGTTTCGCCTTTGTGGAGTATGAGGATGCCCGTGACGCAGAGGACGCAGTTAAAGGCATGGATGGGAA GGTGCTGTGCGGCTCTCGGATCCATGTGGAGCTGTCCACTGGCATGTCACGTAAAACCAAACATGACCCCCCCAGCCGTCACCACTTTGACTCTCAAGACTGCTGCTACCATTGTGGGGACAGGGGCCACTATGCTTACGACTGCTACCGTTTCAGCAGGAGGGGTGGAGGTCGTCGGAGCAG ATCACGGTCTCGTTCCGAATCCAGGTCACGTGGCAGCCGTTATCGATCCCGTTCCCGCAGCAATGACCG CAGGCACCGCTCCCCATCTTATCCCAAACATCGGAAGAG GTCCGGCTCCCCTGTGTGGTCCAAGTCCAGGACATCTGTTAGGAG TCGTTCTCGGTCCGGGTCCCGGGCCAGAGGGCGCTCTGCGTCCCGCTCTCTCTCCAGATCCCGCTCTCCCAGCCATAAGAGGAATAGGTTAGCTCTCTGCCTCGTCAACCCATACCTTCACAGCTGCTCCTGTACTGT